The Phormidium ambiguum IAM M-71 genome includes a region encoding these proteins:
- a CDS encoding Uma2 family endonuclease, protein MIQAHPKLVTFDQFIDWLPENHRYELHDGTIIEMQPTGLHEDVTGFLTQELTLLYSRLHLPYRIPQKALVKPNHKETGYNPDLLLVDRRQLASEPLWEKKSTLIYGVSIPLIVEVVSTNWRDDYGYKLVDYEAMGIPEYWIVDYLGLGGVRFIGTPKQPTVSVFQLLDGEYQVRQFRTSDRIQSHLFPELNLTAEQIFQAQK, encoded by the coding sequence ATGATCCAAGCTCACCCAAAATTAGTAACTTTCGATCAGTTTATCGACTGGCTACCAGAGAATCACCGCTACGAATTACACGATGGCACAATCATAGAGATGCAACCCACTGGCCTTCATGAAGATGTTACAGGATTCCTGACGCAGGAATTAACTCTCTTATACTCCCGACTGCATTTGCCTTATCGCATTCCTCAAAAAGCCTTAGTCAAACCAAACCATAAGGAAACTGGCTACAATCCTGACTTACTATTAGTAGACCGTCGCCAGTTAGCATCTGAGCCTTTATGGGAGAAAAAATCTACTCTGATTTATGGCGTATCCATCCCCCTGATTGTTGAGGTTGTCAGTACCAATTGGCGAGATGACTATGGTTACAAACTTGTTGACTACGAGGCAATGGGTATTCCTGAATACTGGATTGTGGATTATCTCGGTTTAGGTGGTGTGCGCTTTATTGGTACTCCCAAACAACCCACTGTCTCTGTATTCCAGCTGCTTGATGGGGAGTATCAAGTGCGTCAGTTTCGCACCAGCGATCGCATCCAATCACACCTATTCCC